The Montipora capricornis isolate CH-2021 chromosome 6, ASM3666992v2, whole genome shotgun sequence genome has a window encoding:
- the LOC138052889 gene encoding pyruvate dehydrogenase E1 component subunit alpha, mitochondrial-like: MLRTGFRSLTTTSSLKKTFLGLLVRTRGLASEVNEAEFELSDCPIHRLETGPAKKGVLTREDGLYFYRQMQVIRRMENAASTLYKSKAIRGFCHLYSGQEACAIGMQAAINKDDSIITAYRCHGWTYVRGVPVAEILSELAGRKSGCSKGKGGSMHMYGHEYYGGNGIVGAQVPLGAGIALAHKYRGNGQICVTLYGDGAANQGQVFETYNMAKLWDLPVIFVCENNGYGMGTSVERAAATTEYHTRGDYIPGIKVDGMDILTVREATRFAADFTRSGNGPILIELATYRYHGHSMSDPGTSYRSRDEVQSIRKTRDPIMNLREKLLDSGLADTDDIKRLEAEAKEEVEAAVEVAKASPDPILDDLFLDVYADDNMEGHKIRGCDNWIRQATN, encoded by the exons ATGCTCAGGACAGGATTTAGGTCACTGACGACCACTTCGTCTCTAAAGAAAACG TTTCTAGGATTGCTTGTAAGGACAAGGGGGCTCGCAAGCGAAGTGAACGAAGCAGAATTTGAATTGTCA GATTGTCCCATTCATAGATTAGAAACTGGACCAGCCAAGAAAGGAGTTCTGACCAGGGAAGATGGCCTCTATTTCTACAGGCAAATGCAGGTCATTCGAAGGATGGAAAATGCTGCAAGTACTCTGTACAAATCTAAGGCTATCAGAGGTTTCTGTCATTTATATTCTGGACAG GAAGCATGTGCCATTGGAATGCAGGCTGCCATAAACAAGGATGATAGCATCATAACGGCATATCGCTGCCATGGCTGGACCTATGTGCGTGGAGTCCCAGTGGCTGAAATTCTCAGTGAATTAGCAG GTCGCAAAAGTGGTTGTTCAAAGGGTAAAGGAGGCTCCATGCACATGTATGGCCACGAATATTATGGTGGAAATGGGATTGTTGGAGCCCAG GTTCCTTTAGGTGCTGGGATTGCCCTTGCTCACAAGTATCGTGGCAATGGTCAAATATGTGTTACGCTTTATGGAGATGGTGCTGCTAATCAGGGTCAG GTGTTTGAAACTTACAACATGGCAAAACTGTGGGACCTGCCAGTCATCTTTGTTTGTGAGAATAATGGCTATGGAATGGGCACCTCTGTGGAACGAGCTGCAGCCACCACTGAATACCACACAAGAGGAGATTACATCCCTGGAATAAAG GTTGATGGTATGGATATTTTGACCGTGCGGGAAGCAACTAGATTTGCTGCAGACTTTACAAGATCAGGAAAT GGTCCAATTCTGATAGAGCTGGCGACTTACCGTTACCATGGACACAGTATGAGTGATCCTGGAACTAG CTACCGATCTCGTGACGAGGTGCAGTCAATCCGTAAAACACGTGACCCCATCATGAATTTACGAGAAAAGCTACTGGACTCAGGACTTGCAGACACAGATGATATCAAG CGTCTTGAAGCAGAAGCCAAGGAAGAAGTTGAAGCTGCGGTGGAGGTCGCCAAAGCAAGCCCTGACCCCATCCTAGATGATTTGTTCTTGGATGTTTATGCGGATGATAACATGGAGGGCCATAAAATACGGGGCTGTGATAACTGGATTCGGCAAGCAACCAATTAA